agagggaggagaactactagcatttacaacacttttgagctctaaaaatcacaaagatttaattttcggtgcccttttatgcaggaaagggtggtgtatatataggccccaaactggtttgaatttggagctcaaaaatgtcattttccggatttccggggtcctggcggtattacctcctaactggggcggtacaaccacttggcaactcggagactgagcctctgggcggtgccaccgcctatcaagggcggttgcaccgcccagtctcgctcagagactaagcccaggcggtgccactgcttgactagagcggttgcactgccaagtctcgctcggagactgagcccaagcgatgccaccgcttgactggagcggttgcaccacccagctttcttgggagaccatctcctgggcggtgccaccgcttggtaggaattctggtccgaatgggttgatccattcggcccaatttgggtctatcaagggcccaattgtccctagattaagttaatgggatcacctcccattcctaacttaatctacatgctaactatgatatttcttgagacatttactataacttgctccgatgcatcaatcgcttcttccggcaagcttccggcgaacatccgacgaaccttcggcgatgctccgacggacttccggcaaactcctggacttgtgacgatccacttggcgagttctgacgagcttctttagcaagctcctggacttctcggatatgttcccgcagaacctccgacgaccgtccggacttccgtcgaactctcgaactcccaacgtgatcatagtcttgactccggcgcaactcctactgcatgccttacttccatcgtagctaatcctatacatgtaaatcaaaacttcgatcgagacaattaatcctaagcaattaactaagttgtccggcatatcattggtccctcgacgcttcgtccgattattcggcgcatcgtcctctcctgcgacctattgcccaatcgtccagttgactccgcaactccgatatccttggcatatacccgctcttcttggctcgatgcccgagtccacggcccgaagccttctgttgatacgtcgaccgatccaccggcccgacatccaatcttctgacatgttcctccggcacaacttgatttttcctactttaattgtctcatcctgattgaagcatcctatgtcactcaaaatgcagattaaaacataaacacatatcaagttgtttcatcatcaaaatatgagattcaacaagtgtcagtctaacactgacactgccttgggtggtaccaccgcccaggtctagcggtaccactgcctagggggcagtgctaggcggtaccaccaccttgcaccgtgccaggggtggtacaaccgcccagactggcggtaccactacctgacatagtctcgaagactatgccacgacagtgagacttcttggggcactgtttgggtctcttattgggcccaacacagtccttacatgggcctagctagtctctaattgggttgacccaaatccaaacccaattacgtgctaactacgaaatctaagacataatctgagctaaagaaGTTCGTAAGTgtattcttccgatgagcttccggcgatcttccggcgaacctccgacgatctctcggcaatgttccggtggactcccggtaagctcctggacttcatgacgatcttcttggcgagttccgatgagcttctctagcaagctccgagacttctcggctggttccgatagaactttcggcgaacatccagatttccgacgaactctcgaactcctaacaaagtcgcgtccttgactccgagacttcattttgcttcatgccttgatatcgtagttaatcctgcacatgtaaaatatacttcgatctagacaattaatactaagcaataatcaagttgtccggtatgtcattggtcccttgacgcttcgtccgattcttcggcgtatcgtcctctcttgcggcctattgcccaatcggtcagttgactctgcaactccaatatccttggcgcaatatccgctcttcttggcccgatgcccgaatccatggcccgaagtcttttgttgatacgttgaccgatccactggtccgacgtccaatcttctaacatgttttcctccggcataacataattcttcttgctttaattgtttcatcttgatcgaagcatcatgcgtcactcaaaacgcatatattTATCAGTAGGTTTGGGCAAACCAATGTTTTATATGAGTTAACATTACTACTACATAATTAGTTTGCTAATAACGTTAAGCTCACTGTATACACTACATTAGACATATGGTATTTAAATAACCAAAGGTTAACTTCAATTCTCCTGTGTTACATCTTGCCGTTATATATATTAGTGATGAAACTACTACTAAGGTTCCATGATCCGTGTGGGTTCATATGAGATGAAATCAGAGTCATACAAATTTTGAAGAGGCCCAAAACCTCCGTGATTCGGCAAGATCATGTATACTTGTCATAAGTTGAAGTTTCTCTCGTTTGCTGATTTAATTGTATGTAGCATAGCATTGTTGCCATACTCTATGAAATTATGGGTTGGAGATATATGCGTGCTGTTCAATGACAGGTACATGTTTCGGACTTATTCGAACCTACGAGCTTAGCAGCACAGTTGGACATCTCGTAGACTGTTAAAAACTTGTAGTGGCTGATGACCTCTTCGTGGTTGTCGAGCTACAAGTTTCCTTCTctgtcttttgttttttttgatGTTTTCACTTCCATAACTCAAGCTACTATGATCTAATCTCATGAACAGAACTGGTAAAAGACTCGATCAAACAATCTTGAATCTCAACAAATATCATAAGCAAATGAAATATAACTCAATCTTGAATCTCAAAACAAATAATTTTcacttttatttatataaaatataacccAATCAATATCATGTTCACAATcctttataaaaaaattgattaaaagAGCATTTTGTTGATAGGGGAGaaactaaaatataaaatatctaaaagGATCTCTACATCTTATAATCGATTATAAGATAGAAAAACAAAAGATTTCGATCCGTAAAACCAAAGAGTCAAATCGCTTTAGTCTTTTGTGGATCATCATTGCCTATCATCTGCGCTTTCCTACTAGAGAAAGGTATCCTTAACCCTAGATTcatttataaaatcaaattattaatttatgaTTAATTAAAATTATGTTACTACCatcctcttttctcttcttcccCTTCACTTTTGGCCAATACCAGAGAAAGCAAGGAGAAAGAAGAGTTGGTGAGCTGTGTTTGTACTTTTACCATTCATTCCctggtaatttctatatttatgttCAGGTTCTTAGATAAAAATATGGATATTACGACTACACATGAACCATTTTTGAAAAAACAAGATGTTGAAAATAAAGCTATAAGTGAAGCGCACTAAGTTTAAATTTCTGCAACAGCTTTGGCCATCAGAACTTGACGTGAAGCCCACATTCGCAATTCTAATTGTGTGTAGTATCCTTTTCAATTGTCACAGAGAATTCGGACCGTCTGATTGATTCTCCCCAATCACAAAGCATCCGTCACTCCCATTAAACATTACAACCATCCATATAGAATGGGCTTCCATCTGCTAGTTTTGGACCACTAAATAGCTGCCACATCTGAGTACAGCAAAATGATACAgtgaaagaaaataacaaatcacCATATTACATGACCTCGTTCTTTACCGTCTACGCCGAAAGATCACAAAAAGTAAACATCAACGTACAATTGGCAAGGATTTTTCGCTTAAATACACAACACCAATAAGACAACAATGATATCGCACAGCATATTCTTCGTAGTAATTGTATCACTCTCAAGCTTTCTCTTGCATCTCTGGACATGTGCAATTAGCTTGTTCTTGTTTTAGTTTCTGAGAAAAAAAAACCAGTATTAAGAAAAGGGTAATTTCAAGTCAGCTTGTTAGTTTCTCTTAAGAATTCTGAATTGATTAGTATAATATTACACAAGTGATATGTTCCATATTTAAATCTACGTATGAGCATCATATATTTAATGtagtaaaattaattttaatggaaaaaaaaaaaagttagtgtTGCTATGATATATCAGTCACTCATAACACAATGTGTTCTCTTTTCTGTGAGCTAAGTGGTCAGTTCTTGATGAAACCTATTTAGATAGGAGCAACATAAATAATATATCTTGTCTCATCAGGAAGTGAAATTCATACAACTGAATCATGCCACTTGGTTGTCATacaaattcaaaaatcaaaagcttttcggatttggaCTTCGTATTTTATTCTCAATAGAATATTTAGCAATAATATAATATGCCCCataagggaaaaaaagaaaaataggtaGCAAGAAGGAAATCAGAAAGTTTCCATTTAATTTTTTCACTAATCTTCGTAATTGATGACGACCCAGTTTCTACAAAAACTAGTACGGTTTGAATTTGCATGGTGACTTTTACATGCATAAATACCAATTTAAGTTGAAACCACTCTAACAGTGTTATAGGTAGATAGGGTGAAATAAAAGCAATAATGGAACAAACATTGACAATGCTTTAAGTAGCTAGGAAAATGTATCTTAAGATGAAATAAACAAAGACAAGTACCTGGAAGACAGCATATGCTGCTGTTCATTAAGTTCTTCCCCCCAACTTGGTAATATTTAGGAAAGCATATTAATTAATAAAACAATCTACTAATACTTGACAGTCTTGGAGTTTGGATATTATGTTTCTAATAACCATacttttcagaaaaaaatattgcCTTACGGTACGCACCTGAACTTGGCTCTGCAGCTCTTTGATGTGCTGAATTGCCAACTCCAACATGTCTGAAGTGCTCGTTTGCTTCAATGAAATTGACAATAAAATCATCACTTTTTCAGAAGAACAGATTTGCAGTGAAAAGGTATGCACAAAAATGAAGTGATCAAAGGAGACAGACTTTGTGGAGAATCCATTTACTGGAGAATTTGTATTCGTCTAACTTATGATAGAAGGATATAACTTTCATCACTAAACAAAATACTCTTGTGTTTGTTTTACCTTGTCCATGTTAGGCACAAGATCTTGCAATTTTTGCAACCTTTTGCTAATTCGAGTTCTCCTCTCCTAACAAAACAGCAAGATTAAGTTCAGAACAAAATTAGAAGTATAAATAGCACATACAACATAAAGCTGGTGTAAGGAACAACAATTATGTTGCACAGAACTAGAAACCCAGGCCAATGGTAAAGATGTTGGGTAACAAAATGTGATGCATGGTATACACATAAACAAGTGCTAGCATATTTTCTCTGTCAGGATGCATATACAAGAAATCCAACATCACAGGGAATACTTCATTtagaggaaagaaaagaacagTCTGTCTAACCCTCTCAGCAATGCTCCGGGGATGTGTTGCACAGCCACGCTTAGCTCGGACTCTGCAAGGGACTGAATCTTGTTGGACCTGAAGGTATTTCTCTAAAGCAGACATTTCTGATGAAGTCCTTGGCAGACTAAACTGACATATGGAAATTTCATGATTAACAGAACCATAGTGGATTAGAGAATAATTGGACATGAAGTTAAAGGCTGTGAGATATGATTAAGAATCTGGCCATGCATTACTATAATATTGAGGCAAAAAGTTATACTTTCTGAGGCCAGGAAAGTGGGTGATCAACTTAAGCAGCGATGATTGTTGAACAGAGACCTCATGATGTACGAATTGCTAATAAATTAATTCCTAGAACTGAGTAAGTCTGCAACTATTGATCACAGTGTCATTACAAGGTAATAGGTAATAGGCTGTACATCCTATGGTCACTATAAAGCTACATCTTCGGTAAGATTCTTGGACTTGTCTCATTTATGGCAGTGTTCCATCCTTCATTCTTGGACCTTTACTACAATGATGCTGTCGATAGATCAAAAATTATTTCGCCCCAGGTGACGAAGATCtgacatcgaggtgccaaaccttcccatcgatgtgaactcttggggaagatcagcctgttatccctagAGTAACATTTTCTGCAGGACCTCTcctacagtatcgtcaccgcagTAGAATTTAACCACCATGAATCGGGATcctgatgtatatagatacaaatggtccaatgagagTGCCCAATTACCTGAGAGTCTACATTACTGAGACCAGTAACTATATCCCCATTATTATCTTTGGCCCGTTTGCTAGGTGGAGCAGTAAACACAATTGAATTGTTATCATCCCATGAGCCCAACTGAAAATTGCCAGAAATGTATGATTGGCCAGCATGCCCAGTTGCCTCATCTGAGCTGTTGCAGCATGTATCAGTCTCCCCTATTTCGGGGATGCTCAATTCTGAGATTTGTGACAGTGAATCCTGCCTTGAAAAGCTCCATTGGGACCGCAGCCTTCTATTTGCATATGCGTGGATGCCATCTGTGCCTGCTTGAGAGTAATTTCCAATTGCCCTTGTAGCAGAAAGACCTATTTATAATACATAAAATTCAATCAATAATGAAATATATTAGAATTCTCATGCTCTTTTTCTTTGAGAACCCATAAGTACAGAAGAACGCATAAGAGTTTCCTTGCTTTACTGCCGCCAAATTCCAAAATGTCATACAATCCGGTTCCTGGTTATCATAATTCTAGAATGCATAACTTCTATAAACAACAGAAACCCCACTAATAGTCTGTCAAACAAGCAAACCACTTAACCATTTACCACATTGCTTTCTCTGTAGTTATATCTTAGCTTTTAATAAAGTTTAACTAAAGAAATGGAAGTTTTACAAAACAAATATGGTCCAGTAGACCCATACATTCACTCTGACTTGGATTTTAGTTTCAACTACTAGACATTGACTCAACAGTTGATGCTTCATGGTTTTGGAATTTCTATCTTTTGTTTAGAAGCCAAATTGTCAACAAGAAAACCTTGTAAAACTAATAATTGATCACCAAAACACAGAAAAGTGAAACCAGATGATTGTCATTGTTTGTCAAGCATTAGATATTACGTTTCAATGATGTCTTCAGAGCTTTCAGCTATAATAACGATAAAGAATAttttataagataaaaataaagaaaataaaaacaaagttTCATTACTACCATGTAGCTGGCATGAAATGCCTTATTGTTGCTTAGGTGTTGATGTGACATTTCATTAGTGGAAGCCTTATGCACTAGGCTACCTTTCTCTTGAATAACAATTGTTTGAACGTACAAATAACAATCTGCCCATGAAGCCAGTGGCAATTTAATGTAACTATATTCATGCCACAAGTACAGTAAATTACTAGGTACAATTTACTGCAAGGCAAGTGGCAAGTTCTATGCAACTAAAGGATCCACATGTGAGTGGCACCTGGAAAGTTTGCCTGGTCTAGAAACTGTTATGAATACAGCAGTCAGAAAATAGTAGGAATAGGTGGGAGCTAAAACAAATCACTTGAAAGAGTAATAGAGTTTTGGAAGGCTCAAAATTTTGGTAGAGTGGAACAAAGCCAAACAATCTTTGTTGTCTAAGCGACAAATGAAGGAAATGTTCAGATATTAAATATAACAATCAAACAAATGGAAGATAATTGCTACACACCCCAAATGTTACCATAAGTTCATTGTCATCCTAAACTCTTTCTAACTTGCACTTCAATCCTTCCTTACcgaaaaaattatattttgtttATTTAGGAAAAAGTTTTATTTCAATCCttatataaaagaaaatcataCCAACTGAAAATCTAGAGTATCACAAAATCAACCAAATTTATCAATCTGCACTTAATCAGTATTTGTATGCTTTTTTATCTACAGATCTTCACCACCCCAAATCATCCAAAAAACAGATCAAAatataagcaatcacttttgacTTGGACCATTTAAAAAATTGTGTATAAATATTAATGGGCTATTCATTAAAGTCGGGAAAGCTACATCTTCCAACCAAATATTAGAACTGAAGAGCAGGAAAACTTCTGAGAGATGTATCCTGGAAAGGAAACAATTAGGCTCAAGGTAGCCACATGACATGTTTTCTTACGCAACTTGCAAATTATTGATATgacacaaacaaacaaaaaaatttaTCCCTTTTTGAACCACAAGTTAGTCAACAGATTAGGTGAGTTAATGCTGAAAGAAAGAGTTTTATTGTTAATATAAAAGCCAAAGCATAAATCCTAAAATGTTTGAAATATTAACAGAATGATTCATGCACTCACTGATGCAACTTTCCAGTTTTTCTTGCAAAAGCGTAATTAGGAGTTCAGAAGTGCAAATTAGGCTTTGGTCAGTGAATCAAAATTAGATCTATAAAAAATAAGCATTTGCTTATGATGTTGATCACATTGGCGTAAGGTTTGCACACGTTAATCACCTAGTAATGGTTTAGCAGGTGGAATCTAATGGCCAACCCACTTGCATTTTATATGACAATCCATCATCATCAACTCGAGATCTTTCTTTTTTGTTAGCTAAGGTAGACTAGCAAGTGCATCTTGAGTGACAAATAATTCTGAGCATAGATGGCATCATTTCATCACTGCACATACATCCAATTATAAGCTTCTTATTTCTTATCATTTGATCCATATGTTGCAATTCGGATGCTAGCTATGGTAGACCTTAATAATTATCTCTTCATTGCAACACCAGCTATGCAATGCCATCATGGTCCACATGACACATGAGGTTGGGCATTCATATCCGCTTGTGGGCTCCTCTCCAGGTTCATTCCCCCCGGCACACACACCCCAAGCCTTCTTCGTATTTATCTACTCTAGTTCTGATGCCATGTCCCCGTCGTGCAGATCGATGTCAACGCACGACCACAGTAATGTTCACTGGACTTAGACATGGCTATCAGCTGCTCTTCAATCGAACATAATACAGTACCGAGGGCCAGCTATTGGACGACACGAGATCCGTTCTAAATCGGAACGACACGTGTCGCAAAAGAATCGATTAGATGACGAAATTGGTATAAGGGCAAGAGAGGCTGACCGTGATCCGTTAGGAGATGGGAGAAGAAGCCAGCGGGCGAGCTGCTGTGCCGTACCAAGGGCGACCCGGCGGCCGACACTTGGAGCTCCTCGGGGGCGTAGGGCCCATGAAGGCACGCCCCGCCGGTTGCCGGAGCCCCCGGGGTGTCACGATCAGAGCCCCGGCAGGCGGTCCGGCAGCTCGACTCGGACGTGAGGCACGGGGAGTCGCCCGAGAAGAACCGGCCGATCATCCCCTCCGACCCGACGGCCGACAGCTCCTCTCCTCCCCTGCCGGTGGCGACCGAATCGGCGAGCCCCGATAGGAACGAGCCGGGCGCCGAGCCGTATCGGGAGAGCCCCATCGGCGGCCCCATCGACTCCGGTTTCCTCTCGCCGGACGCCGATTGGTTCATCGCTTCCAACTGCTAAGAGAGACAGAGAGCCGGTGGAATCGATGTGAGGGGCCGAGGGGAATAGTGAAGGGTACAGCTGCTTTATATTAGAAGGGAAAAGAGCTAAGGATTAAGATTAAACGCTTAGTGGGTCCCATGCCAAAGCGCTTGGATTAGTGGGGGGTTGCATCTGTGGAGTCGGGAGTATATTACTACCTCACAATTTGGGAGGAATAAGCAGAGTCAGCgttctttttattttgattggCTTCCCATGTGATGGCTTGTGGGGCGCATCAGAAGAATCTTTCACGGGAGACATTGAATTCAGTCATGGATTAAGATAACTTATTTGCCTTTGTAAATAATATATGACATGTGAATTTTGGGAAGGATGAAGAGCTGGCTTTGGGGAGGACGAAGGGTTTTGTTTTAATGTTTTGGAACTGACTTTGATGGTAAATTAGGCACATTATTATAGGAtgtaaatcattttgtttgttttaggATTAGCCAATTTCATTCCAACTCAAATCTAGTTTGTCATTTGTCACCGGTAATTGAGTCtatcatataaaatttatcaaatgAGATTTGATATATTAAATAGAGAATTAGGTATCAAGTTATGAAACGAGGTTTCGAATTATCAATCGATgagtttgatatattattatcaaattaatattttatatatcaaatttattatATAAGATAAGATCTTGAATCATCAATcctttgatatattattattatattaatattttaatgtaaaatttataggataaaattttaaatctttaCTTCTTGATAATTAAGTTTGACAAATGTTAAGTATTTGGTATAGGATATTCTGGTACCACCCCGTTGGTAGTCACCTCAAATCACACGTTGTGCCACTTCGTAGTGCACGTATCTCAAAGTAATTCAAAACGACATAGATTGATATAGGAACAGTTGTATCCTAAAGCGATGCGGTCCAACTCAGAAGCAACACAACTTGGCTCTAAAGCGATGCACAACAAATCTATGCTATTTGGAATTGCATGAAGCAACACTTGCCATCAAGGATATAACCCTACAAAGCATAGAGTCAGGAGGATGGCCTCGAAACAAACGAATTACCCACTTAAAATGTTGGCGAACGCTAGCAAGCATAGGGGGAGCCAACTCCCTATGAAATATATAAAAACCACCTGGGGTAGATGCTAGGGGATAAGATTCATTGTCCACAAATACTGACTTAAGCTTCGGAAGGGTTAAGTCGGAACTCCCCTCTGTAGTGTTGACTAGTTGTGTAGGGACTCA
The window above is part of the Musa acuminata AAA Group cultivar baxijiao chromosome BXJ1-1, Cavendish_Baxijiao_AAA, whole genome shotgun sequence genome. Proteins encoded here:
- the LOC135678090 gene encoding transcription factor bHLH128-like — protein: MNQSASGERKPESMGPPMGLSRYGSAPGSFLSGLADSVATGRGGEELSAVGSEGMIGRFFSGDSPCLTSESSCRTACRGSDRDTPGAPATGGACLHGPYAPEELQVSAAGSPLVRHSSSPAGFFSHLLTDHGLSATRAIGNYSQAGTDGIHAYANRRLRSQWSFSRQDSLSQISELSIPEIGETDTCCNSSDEATGHAGQSYISGNFQLGSWDDNNSIVFTAPPSKRAKDNNGDIVTGLSNVDSQFSLPRTSSEMSALEKYLQVQQDSVPCRVRAKRGCATHPRSIAERERRTRISKRLQKLQDLVPNMDKQTSTSDMLELAIQHIKELQSQVQKLKQEQANCTCPEMQEKA